The nucleotide sequence CCTTTACTCCTATGCCATGCAACTCAGGCTCAAGTGTCTGTACAAAGTTAATGGTAATGGTGTGTCATGAACCCTCAGCATTGCTTCACATGAGCTTCTTCAGTATGGAACATGTGAATACCATGGTCATCAGAAGGATCTGAAACTCGAGTGTCTACTGTGGTTAGGCGAGCACAGGGGACAGGGGTGACATCTGTCTGGTCACCTCACAAGCTAGCTGGACTGTCTTGGTTGAATTCATTTTTCTATCAACCACTGTCACATAATTGCTGGCTACATTTGCTACTGTCGACTGTCTTAAAAGGAAGCAAGCCTTTccatttgtgaaaaaaaaaaagtcaatttttGAAAGTTGTTTCTGAAGAAAACGTATTTTAGgtttgtttggatttgttttgttttgttttcatttgtgtcttcgttgatgtttctttttcaggctAGGGATGTTGCCTTGGCACATGACAGGCAAGCATCCTACCACCGAGCTACACCCCCATCCTTAAGAAGGCATTTAGCAAAAGTTCAACTTGTCAAATAGGTTAAAAGTTTGTGGCCTCTAAACTGCTTAGTAACAAGGGTAGTATAAACTAAACTTCCAGCATTTACTTTCCTAATGTTGTAACATTTACACTATTTTGTACAAGTCACTATAACTTTAAATTTCTCCCTAACACATCTCCTCCTGGGTAGGTAAAGAACACGACAGTTTTGCAACAGAAAATCTCCCCGTTCCCACAAAGGCTTCAATGACATTTTTTTCCACTCCTGTGTGACCACATCTTATATTTCAAGATTCCATTCTTTATGTATTGGAATAGAACAGCATCCTGAAATCCCAGCTGGGTTTCTAAACCATTTCTCTTTCAAGACTGTTCTGTTTCttgtctcccttcccccaccaaaCATGGCCTTTTAACTACCAACAAAAGGAGGCTTACAGCAGGGGACTTGCTGCGGTATTGGTTGGCGTGATGTTGGAGTAGGTCCAGGGCTTTGGCTTCGCTGGCTGTTTTTGTGTTGATGCTGGGACTAGTAttgactttctctgcctcttctctcccAGACATCTTTCCATAAACAGGATAATGAAATCCTGGAGAGAGATAGGCCCCTGCAGATAAACAACAAATGTCACATCATGTTACAGGATacatcttaaaaaacaacaacaacaacaacaacaagaaatcgGCTGGAACATGTGATTTTTTTGGGGCATACAAATCAGACATCCTAAAATAAGGGGTTAcattaagaatgggctacatgaTTATTTATCTGTGTCTAGGTTCTCTGATTTTCTTCTCTGGTTAATTCGTCGTGATGAAGGGAGGATGTAAACAGAATTGAGCTTATAGCTACTTCATCCATTTATGTGTCCGCTTAAGTGAAAGAAACGGTAACTATAATGATTATGACAGTAAGTGCTTAGAATATTTCCACAGGCAATAAAGTATCTGTCAGTCTAAACGTCTATAGTAAGCCATCAGAAGGTATGGAAGCTAGAGCCCAAGGACTCTTGACATTTccttacaaaatataaaaatctcccattAAATCAGTTTCCTCTTTGGCACTCTAAGCAGCCCCCAAAACAAGCCAAACCGAAAGACATCTGGGAAGTTTCTGATTCATCTCCAGTTGTTAATAGCTATCATTTGAACACAGCCTCTTCCCGCCAACGTAGTTAGAACCCGTAACACGTACCAGGGTAACTGTGCATTAAGACAGGAGAGACAGCCCGGTATGCAGGGTGGCTGGGGTCATACATCTGTGGGTAAGGATAAGCATGCAAGTATTGTATGTAGGACTGGTGCTGACTCATGGGTGAGGACACGGCCACTCGTGTCCCCCGAGAGTCCTTCCAGTTCACCGGTGTCTTCCGATCATCATTCTTTAGCTTGTTCTCCTCCACCGACTGGGAATCAGGACGCTTGCCCTCTTTGGGCTCCTCTTTGATGTTTGTTAATGACACGGGGAGACTGGACACGCCACTCTCTTTGTTAGGAGTCTTCCTTGGACTGTCctctttcaatttcttttctctgtcaAGTTCTTCTGGCTTTTGTTGGTCCAGGTACTTGGGCTGGTATACATAATGGTGCCATGTCCTTGACTCTGGATCCTGGTTTGAAAATAAAGATCTGTCTTAAAATGTCATCATCTGCAAAGCAAACCTGTTAATTTACATGGCAGCagtatttattgttatttcattCGAAGTGACCAGGTGCTGTTCAACCTactctgaaaggaaaaaaaaaatgtctgaggTAGGTGTTAGCATCAGTCCTCGTACCACAGGCTAAACCAATGCTTTTACAGTTCAGCCAACATCAAGGTCACATGGCAGCTGGGTTAAAAGGCCTTAGATAATAACATCCTCAAAGATATTTAATTCAGtctatgttttccttttgttatcTCACACAGGTAAAAGGGATTTCAAAAACTCTACCTCAAGCTAACGGTAAAAATTTTAAGCAGTTATTACAGTTATTAACACCAATTAGGCAAAAATAAACTCTTGGCTTCCTAACACATTTTCTTCACTGACTACAGCTGAGGATCTCACTATGCTGGCTCATTAATATGTTAACATCTTGAATCGAAAGCCCAAATATCAAACCAATGGCATGTATTATGGTTTGCTTATTAGAAAGCAAACCCATTCATGGGCCTTTTAAATTGTCTTGTTCTCCGGTAACCTTGGGAGACGACAGCCGATTTAGAGCTATGGTGGGCACGGGACTGAGGCTTGAAACCCTCTTCATGACTCAGCCCACTCATGGTGTAACTCCACCTAGGGTTCAGGTCTTGACTGAGGATTTGAAGTTGGCCCTCAATCGCAACACTGGCTGGAAACATAGCAGTTAAGAACCCTTGTTGTTCTGACTCACTAGGGGGCAAACACCGGGTGTAGTAAAGTTGGGGTGTTGATGCTGGGGAATACCAGCAGGGAGTGACGGTCGCAGAACTAGctatgtgtctggttttatggtGACTGCACTTCAAGTGCACTCAGCCTGGGTGGAGGAACTGTCCTGAGAACTGTCACCTCCAGCTTCTGACTCCTTATAAAAAACCACAGCTCAAGAGTTCTACTTTGGGTTCCAAACAGAACATAAACCAGAAACCCAGACATCTCAGACCTCTTTGTAAGAGATACCAGGTGCTCACACTTCCTTAGATTAAATGATGAATGGGAAGTAGGAACTCAGTGACCTGGGTTTaaaaatctttatatatatatatatatatatatatatatatatatatatctccaagtGTTTCAGAGACAGGAAATGAAATCTCAGAATTTGAGAGACTTCTGAGGCCCTTTAGTAAAATGCCTTCATCTTTGGCTCATGAAGAAATCAAGAGTCCTCCGCAGAATTAATTACTCTTAGGTAACACATAGCTGCAGGGCGCATGCCCAGAGATCCCTTAGCTACACACCATGGCCTCAGTGAGTCATGTACATTTTAGAGTTGTACAGGAACTCCCAAGGATCATACTTCTCAAGGGAAGAGGGAAACCCCCTGACGACGGCTTCCTCCCACTGCTTAGATGTCTAGCAAGATCAAGCCCAAGACATGTGCACAACTCAGACTGCTCCCTGTCTGTCGGGGGCCACACTCCACAATCTTACTTGTTTAAATCTCGAGGTTGGGTCTACACCTGTCTGCTTCATAGAGTCCATGACAGACTTCATTTCTACAGCCTCCTTAATAAGCTGGTGGTTTTCCATCTGCTTAGCTTTGAAGCTGTCGGCCTGAAGCTGCTGCTGGTGACTGGAGAGAAGCTGTGATTTACCTGTCTCCTCAGTTTTATTAGGCACTGATGGCCCTAGTTTAGAATGGTTTTTGTTAGGCTCCGGGGTAGAGGGAGCTTTTGAGATAGTGGCTGATGGCATGTTTTTCTGCTTATTGTCTTCCTTGCCCAGTTCTTTCAAGGGGAGTTCAGCCTTTCTTTCACAGTCTCCTCTCCCACTCTGGGCCATTTTCTGCTCTGCCAGTCTCTGGTCCTCATAGTACTTCTCATACTGCTGTCTGTAGGCAGGGCTGGTAGCCATCAGAGATTTCTGGTCCATATAGAGCCCGTAGGCATACTGGCCGTAATAAAGTGACTGAGCCAGGGCAGGGTGTCTCTGGGTGATGACTGACTGGTGCTGAGGCTGCAGGGGTGCAGAAGTATGGTCTACTTTCTTGGACTCCAACTGTTCCGCCTTGTCTTTCTTCTCCGCATCTTCCTCTGACTCCTTCTTGATCTTCATGCCCTGTGTGCTCCCACCATTCCCAGCTGCCGGGGCACCAACCTGTCCAGGGTGCATGTAACTCGGAGAATAGTAAGGCTCATAGCCATGGTAATAGGGAGAATGGGACTCTTTCAGCTGAGATGGCTGTGCTGAAGTTGAAGGATGCCCTTTCACAACACCGTCTTTGTTAGAAAAGGTATCCGATGGGGAACTGGCCTTTGACCTCATGCCCTCTGACCTGCTGTCAGAACCGCCATCATCTGCAGCATCTGATATGTCCGAATAGGCTGGACTGCTGGTCTTAGCTGCTGCGCTCTCAGCCCCATTCTGGGTCAATACATGCAGTGGTGCCATGGGTGCTTGCCCATTCACCAAGGTACTGCATTCCATGCGTGAGGCACTCCCGATGGAAGGGCTGGGGGCATTGTCCGTGAATGTGTAAACCTTATCGGCCTCGGCTTTGATGCTGGCCATGCGGCTCTCCTGAGACTCTGACAATCCATTAGCCAGCCCTTCGCTCTTACCGAGATGGTCCTTTAAAAAATGCCCAGACAAATCCTTGCTAGCCGCCTTGGCTTCCTCCAGCTTCCCCAGCTTAGCATCCATtttgggacctccagtctctttccCTTCTTTGTCCTTGAGCTTTcgcttctcctttttctttctgtctttgagtGACACCAGAGCTGGGTTCACGGTGATGGGCTCCCCCATAATTGTGGGCTTTGGTTGAATAGGTTTCAATGGAGGGCTCTTTGGTGTAGCCTGGACCACAGTGGTCGTGAGGGAGGGCAGTCCAGGTATGGTCCCTGTGGTGGTGGATGTGAAGGCTGCAGTCGGTATAGCAATCAGCTGTGGGGGCGtaggggcaggggcgggggcaaTGGGGCGGGCGCTTTTCAGTTTGGAGAGGTTTTTGTCCATTTTGCAATTGTTTGCTTTTTTGCCCTTTTCTTTATCCCCCAAACTTTTCTTGTCAATCAGTCCTTCCGCTTCCAATTTGGGCATTTCCGCCGTTAGATTGCTGTCTGTGGCTGAACAAATGTCTAAAGCGGCCGTCATGTTGGAGATGACCGGAAGGTTGTTCAGTTCGTTGTTAAGGCCCCTCTTCTTGCCAGAATTCTTGCCAGTTTTCGAACCTATAATAGGACCTGGGCCATTGCTCACGTGCTCTCTCTTTCCCTTGGGTGTCCCAGGGGGGTTCCCAGCCCCGGGGGACCCAGGTGCTTTCGTCTGATCGTATGATGACACACTTGTGCTTGACTCGTTGCATTCGAGGGCCACGTTGCTCAAGGCTTCCTCACAGTCTGAGATCTTGTCCTCGCTATCCGGCTCGAACTCTAGTTTGTTTTCCGGGTCTAAGTGCGCATGTGCCTGGTGGTACCTCAGGCCGTTTATGTGCTTATATTTTTTGTTGCAGTTTGGGTGGGGACAATCAATTAACACTGGAGAGGAGCAGCCTTGGTCCAAAAAAGTAGTCTCTGGCTTCCCCTGAGGAGTGGTAGGCGTGCTTCTGGAATTCGTGCGCACTCGCTTCCCGGGCTTACTGTCCTCAGAGCTCGAGTTCAGATCCAACTCCATTGGGGGCTTGTTCTTCCTTTTGTTGGTTGAGGAAGGGCTGGCTTTTATGTCCTCTGCAGCACAGTTTGGGGGTGTCCTTCGTCCGCTGGCGTTGAGGCTGCCACGCCTCCCTTTCCCATTGGCTCCCCCTCTGTTCTTGCTCTGCAGCCCTCTGGACTCGGTGAAGCTGACCTCGGAGCCTGGGGCAGCCGCGGCAGACCTCGCTCTCTTCCCTCTGCCCCGGCCCCCTCGCATTTCCAGGTCACTTGTCGGTGATTCGCAAAACCTAGGGAAGCGAGTAATAAGTGGGTCATAATGAGCATCTCCGAAAGAGCCAGGGAGGAGCTCAGGGACACAAGGTAGCAAAGAGGACCCACTGCCCTGGTGGCTTGAGAGTGAGGTGCAGCCAAGAGAAGACCAGCCTCTGTTTGTACTGGTACATCAGCCCAGGGCCAGGCTGCCCTGTGGATTATGTTGTTCATCCACAGAGAATCAAAGGAAAGCAGCTCAGAGAGCTAGCTTTCAACTAGTTCAAATCCCcatttaaggggggggggggagaagggagagagagggagagaggggagaggggagaggggagaggggagagagagagagagagagagagagagagagagagagagagagagagagagagaggaaaacaaaggagagagggaagtgaGAGGAGGAGAGATCTGGTAGGAGAAGACAGCTAGCATCTGGGTTTTACTGGCTCAGGGCTGAATGGCTCATTTCTCCTTTGCCTGGTTTCAATTACAGGAAGAGTTTTATATATTACTAATTTCTTTCTATGGTTTCCATGCAAAAACAGGATGGGAGGAGCAGAGGATGgagcaagaaagaaaaggcacCTACCGGGGAGGGGCCCAGTCGTGCTTGGTGCAGTCTAGGAGGGTCCCCACGTAGGTTTTGTTCCTCCATGTGACATTGACCACTAGGACACCTGGAAGGGAGAGTGGAGGGTGAACGGGGGCGCATTTATCACCTAGTACTTTATTTCGACTTCATTCATTGATATTATTTTTACCAGCAAAGTTCTTTTCTCACTTGGCTTTCAAAACCTGTGGTTTGCACCCTTCCTCTTTCTGGTTTCAGTGACCTCAAGTTAAAACCCACAGGAAatatgtctctttctctctctctctctctctctctctctctctctctcttccacccaccccctcaccccctctctgtgagtgtgtgtgtatgtgcgcgtgcGTTCATGAGTGTGGTGCAAAGGGTGAGAGTGTGTGAGGGTGTGATCAAGATATTGCTGACAGAAGGAAATGGTTTTTGCCATGTCCTGCTGTAAAACAGTAACATTCACCTCTTAATTTTTCTATTATTACACATAATTGCTTTCCTTTGGCAGGCAGCCAACATAAACCAAGCCCGAGTTACCAGTGCTTAAGGCAGAGGATGACTAAAAGGAATCTGGTTTCCAATTCAACAATAGAAAACaatgctaactttttttttttattaagaggGTGGGGGGAAAATCTTGCAGATATGTAAAAATAGGCACAGAGGAAAAAGTGGGTCCTTGGGGCAGCTGTGATTTCTTCTTGATCCTCCCCTCCTCGCCTGTGTGAGACAAATATCAACCTCAGAACGGGCTCTGTGTCACTGCTTGGTCTTGTCTCAGAGGCTCTTAAAATAGCTCTCTTAAGGAAATAAGTGTGCACAATGCATCTGCTCTTGGGGTTATCTTCAGTCAACTTCGGTAAGCATTTGCTACAGAGGATTAGAagagaactcaaaaaaaaaaaaaaaaaaatgaacgcACGCTCATGTTTCCTTCCAGCCATCCTGCTTCTTCCTCGGCTGCTCAGCAGACAGACACTTTAATTGAGCGCTGCATCTGTGAAATACTAAACTAAAGCATGCTTAGTATGCCAAATGTCACTGGGAAACAACATCTAACACGAGGCTTGTTCTCTTGGGGACAAGtgccatttaaaacaaaacaaaacaaaaatcacatccTTAA is from Mus musculus strain C57BL/6J chromosome 18, GRCm38.p6 C57BL/6J and encodes:
- the Zfp608 gene encoding zinc finger protein 608 isoform 2 (isoform 2 is encoded by transcript variant 2), encoding MRGGRGRGKRARSAAAAPGSEVSFTESRGLQSKNRGGANGKGRRGSLNASGRRTPPNCAAEDIKASPSSTNKRKNKPPMELDLNSSSEDSKPGKRVRTNSRSTPTTPQGKPETTFLDQGCSSPVLIDCPHPNCNKKYKHINGLRYHQAHAHLDPENKLEFEPDSEDKISDCEEALSNVALECNESSTSVSSYDQTKAPGSPGAGNPPGTPKGKREHVSNGPGPIIGSKTGKNSGKKRGLNNELNNLPVISNMTAALDICSATDSNLTAEMPKLEAEGLIDKKSLGDKEKGKKANNCKMDKNLSKLKSARPIAPAPAPTPPQLIAIPTAAFTSTTTGTIPGLPSLTTTVVQATPKSPPLKPIQPKPTIMGEPITVNPALVSLKDRKKKEKRKLKDKEGKETGGPKMDAKLGKLEEAKAASKDLSGHFLKDHLGKSEGLANGLSESQESRMASIKAEADKVYTFTDNAPSPSIGSASRMECSTLVNGQAPMAPLHVLTQNGAESAAAKTSSPAYSDISDAADDGGSDSRSEGMRSKASSPSDTFSNKDGVVKGHPSTSAQPSQLKESHSPYYHGYEPYYSPSYMHPGQVGAPAAGNGGSTQGMKIKKESEEDAEKKDKAEQLESKKVDHTSAPLQPQHQSVITQRHPALAQSLYYGQYAYGLYMDQKSLMATSPAYRQQYEKYYEDQRLAEQKMAQSGRGDCERKAELPLKELGKEDNKQKNMPSATISKAPSTPEPNKNHSKLGPSVPNKTEETGKSQLLSSHQQQLQADSFKAKQMENHQLIKEAVEMKSVMDSMKQTGVDPTSRFKQDPESRTWHHYVYQPKYLDQQKPEELDREKKLKEDSPRKTPNKESGVSSLPVSLTNIKEEPKEGKRPDSQSVEENKLKNDDRKTPVNWKDSRGTRVAVSSPMSQHQSYIQYLHAYPYPQMYDPSHPAYRAVSPVLMHSYPGAYLSPGFHYPVYGKMSGREEAEKVNTSPSINTKTASEAKALDLLQHHANQYRSKSPAPVEKASTEREREAERERDRHSPFSQRHLHTHHHTHVGMGYPLIPGQYDPFQGLTSAALVASQQVAAQASASGMFPAQRRE
- the Zfp608 gene encoding zinc finger protein 608 isoform X2: MSVNVSTAGKGVDPNTVDTYDSGDDWEIGVGNLIIDLDADLEKDRQKFEMNNSTNTTTNTTKDCGGPASNGTCSTSALADGLKFASVQPSAPQGNSHKETSKSKVKRAKTSKDANKSLPSAALYGIPEISSTGKRQEVQGRPGEATGMNSALGQSVSGGGSSNPNSNGTSTGTSAATAGAGSCGKSKEEKPGKSHSSRGAKRDKDAARSRKEKHDLLQGHQNGGGGQAPSGGHLYGFGTKSNGSGASPFHCGGAGSGSVGAAGEVSKTAPDSTLMGNSMLVKKEEEEEESHRRIKKLKTEKVDPLFTVPAPPPPIASSLAPQIPPSYFPPSSSNIAAPVEQLLVRTRSVGVNTCEVGVVTEPECLGPCEPGTSVNLEGIVWHETEEGVLVVNVTWRNKTYVGTLLDCTKHDWAPPRFCESPTSDLEMRGGRGRGKRARSAAAAPGSEVSFTESRGLQSKNRGGANGKGRRGSLNASGRRTPPNCAAEDIKASPSSTNKRKNKPPMELDLNSSSEDSKPGKRVRTNSRSTPTTPQGKPETTFLDQGCSSPVLIDCPHPNCNKKYKHINGLRYHQAHAHLDPENKLEFEPDSEDKISDCEEALSNVALECNESSTSVSSYDQTKAPGSPGAGNPPGTPKGKREHVSNGPGPIIGSKTGKNSGKKRGLNNELNNLPVISNMTAALDICSATDSNLTAEMPKLEAEGLIDKKSLGDKEKGKKANNCKMDKNLSKLKSARPIAPAPAPTPPQLIAIPTAAFTSTTTGTIPGLPSLTTTVVQATPKSPPLKPIQPKPTIMGEPITVNPALVSLKDRKKKEKRKLKDKEGKETGGPKMDAKLGKLEEAKAASKDLSGHFLKDHLGKSEGLANGLSESQESRMASIKAEADKVYTFTDNAPSPSIGSASRMECSTLVNGQAPMAPLHVLTQNGAESAAAKTSSPAYSDISDAADDGGSDSRSEGMRSKASSPSDTFSNKDGVVKGHPSTSAQPSQLKESHSPYYHGYEPYYSPSYMHPGQVGAPAAGNGGSTQGMKIKKESEEDAEKKDKAEQLESKKVDHTSAPLQPQHQSVITQRHPALAQSLYYGQYAYGLYMDQKSLMATSPAYRQQYEKYYEDQRLAEQKMAQSGRGDCERKAELPLKELGKEDNKQKNMPSATISKAPSTPEPNKNHSKLGPSVPNKTEETGKSQLLSSHQQQLQADSFKAKQMENHQLIKEAVEMKSVMDSMKQTGVDPTSRFKQDPESRTWHHYVYQPKYLDQQKPEELDREKKLKEDSPRKTPNKESGVSSLPVSLTNIKEEPKEGKRPDSQSVEENKLKNDDRKTPVNWKDSRGTRVAVSSPMSQHQSYIQYLHAYPYPQMYDPSHPAYRAVSPVLMHSYPGAYLSPGFHYPVYGKMSGREEAEKVNTSPSINTKTASEAKALDLLQHHANQYRSKSPAPVEKASTEREREAERERDRHSPFSQRHLHTHHHTHVGMGYPLIPGQYDPFQGLTSAALVASQQVAAQASASGMFPAQRR
- the Zfp608 gene encoding zinc finger protein 608 isoform X1; amino-acid sequence: MSVNVSTAGKGVDPNTVDTYDSGDDWEIGVGNLIIDLDADLEKDRQKFEMNNSTNTTTNTTKDCGGPASNGTCSTSALADGLKFASVQPSAPQGNSHKETSKSKVKRAKTSKDANKSLPSAALYGIPEISSTGKRQEVQGRPGEATGMNSALGQSVSGGGSSNPNSNGTSTGTSAATAGAGSCGKSKEEKPGKSHSSRGAKRDKDAARSRKEKHDLLQGHQNGGGGQAPSGGHLYGFGTKSNGSGASPFHCGGAGSGSVGAAGEVSKTAPDSTLMGNSMLVKKEEEEEESHRRIKKLKTEKVDPLFTVPAPPPPIASSLAPQIPPSYFPPSSSNIAAPVEQLLVRTRSVGVNTCEVGVVTEPECLGPCEPGTSVNLEGIVWHETEEGVLVVNVTWRNKTYVGTLLDCTKHDWAPPRFCESPTSDLEMRGGRGRGKRARSAAAAPGSEVSFTESRGLQSKNRGGANGKGRRGSLNASGRRTPPNCAAEDIKASPSSTNKRKNKPPMELDLNSSSEDSKPGKRVRTNSRSTPTTPQGKPETTFLDQGCSSPVLIDCPHPNCNKKYKHINGLRYHQAHAHLDPENKLEFEPDSEDKISDCEEALSNVALECNESSTSVSSYDQTKAPGSPGAGNPPGTPKGKREHVSNGPGPIIGSKTGKNSGKKRGLNNELNNLPVISNMTAALDICSATDSNLTAEMPKLEAEGLIDKKSLGDKEKGKKANNCKMDKNLSKLKSARPIAPAPAPTPPQLIAIPTAAFTSTTTGTIPGLPSLTTTVVQATPKSPPLKPIQPKPTIMGEPITVNPALVSLKDRKKKEKRKLKDKEGKETGGPKMDAKLGKLEEAKAASKDLSGHFLKDHLGKSEGLANGLSESQESRMASIKAEADKVYTFTDNAPSPSIGSASRMECSTLVNGQAPMAPLHVLTQNGAESAAAKTSSPAYSDISDAADDGGSDSRSEGMRSKASSPSDTFSNKDGVVKGHPSTSAQPSQLKESHSPYYHGYEPYYSPSYMHPGQVGAPAAGNGGSTQGMKIKKESEEDAEKKDKAEQLESKKVDHTSAPLQPQHQSVITQRHPALAQSLYYGQYAYGLYMDQKSLMATSPAYRQQYEKYYEDQRLAEQKMAQSGRGDCERKAELPLKELGKEDNKQKNMPSATISKAPSTPEPNKNHSKLGPSVPNKTEETGKSQLLSSHQQQLQADSFKAKQMENHQLIKEAVEMKSVMDSMKQTGVDPTSRFKQDPESRTWHHYVYQPKYLDQQKPEELDREKKLKEDSPRKTPNKESGVSSLPVSLTNIKEEPKEGKRPDSQSVEENKLKNDDRKTPVNWKDSRGTRVAVSSPMSQHQSYIQYLHAYPYPQMYDPSHPAYRAVSPVLMHSYPGAYLSPGFHYPVYGKMSGREEAEKVNTSPSINTKTASEAKALDLLQHHANQYRSKSPAPVEKASTEREREAERERDRHSPFSQRHLHTHHHTHVGMGYPLIPGQYDPFQGLTSAALVASQQVAAQASASGMFPAQRRE